The Arachis ipaensis cultivar K30076 chromosome B03, Araip1.1, whole genome shotgun sequence region TAAGTCAAGCGAAAAAGGAGGGTGGAGGCCAAAAATCAGCAACTACCATTGCAACATTCATTAATTTTATTGATAGCAACGAATTAGTGGATATTGGAATGGTGGGGGGCTTTCACGTGGACAAACCGAAGACAAGGAGAGGATTTGGTGAAGGAGAGGCTTGACCGCTATTTAGTAGGGATGGGATGGAAGCTGAAGTTTCCGAATGCAGTGGTGCACAGGCTCACAGAATCAGGCTCGGATCATGCTCCTATCTTGATGGAAACTGAACCTCGATCCTGGCATAGTAAAAGGCATTTTAAATACCAGGAACGTTGGTGTGGAGAAGATGATGTTAAAAGAATTGTCAGCAAAGTGTGGAAAATGGAAGTAGTAGGCTCGGATATGTTCTTCTTGGCCCAAAAGTTGAAAGAATGTAGACATAGATTAGTTCAATGGCAGATAACTCACAAAGCAAACTCTCGGAAAGAAATTGAGGACCTTCAAGCTAGCCTAGAGGAGCTGCGGGTGGCTGGAATCAATGGGGGAGAGGAGATTACCAGATTGGAAGAGAAGTTGGAGCTAGCATATATGAAAGAAGAGAGCTATTGGAGAGAAAAATCTAGAGTCAAACGGCTAAAAGAAGGAGATCAGAACACCAGATTCTTTTACCAGAAATTTCAATCAAGGGTGTGAAGGAACAGAATTTGGAGATTAGATGGGAGGAACAATGAGATTGCATCAAAACCGAAGGATATTGCAAAGGTAGCTGAAGACTACTTCTGCGATATTCTTACTTCTTCTTGTTCGGTTGATCCGAATCCATATTTGGAGGATTTGGAGCCTAAGGTTACAGATTCCATGAATCGTAGGCTCCAAAGGCCGGTAACTATGGACGAGGTTAAAAGAGCTACATTCAGTGTTCATGCTCAGAGTGCTCCTAGTGATGACGAGTTTACAGCtaagttttttcactttttctgggaTATAGTTGGAGGTGACGTTTTTAAGGCAGTGCAAAGTTTCTTTCACAGTGGCAGAATTCTAAAAAGCTTCAACTATactcaaatttgtttgattccaaaggTGCCAGATGCCAGTGACATGACTCAGGTACGACTGATTAGTTTGTCCTcagttatgtataaaattatttctaaagttaTGGTGCATCGactacaaggtattatgaataaAATCATAAGCCCAAATCAGAGTGTTTTTCTCAAAGGTAGACTCATTTCAGATAATATTATAATTGCCTACGAATGTATGcactatttgaaaaataagagaagtggAGCAGATCATGAAATGGCTATTAAACTAGATATGAGCAAGGCTTATGATAGGGTTGAATGGCACTTCTTATGGTACATCATGGAAAAGCTGGGCTTTGATGCTAAATGGATAAACTGGACTAAGGAATTGGTAACGACTGTTTCTTACTCTATTGTTGTGGAAGGGCAACCTTTTGGCTAATTTAGGCCAAATAGGGGCATCCGACAGGGTGACCCCCTATCTCCATATCTATTTCTTTTTTGTGCAGAAGGGctttccttcttgctacacaaggcagagcaAAATAGATTAATTCAAGGAGTTTAAGTTAATCGGAGATGCCAAACAGTTAATCACCTTTTGTTTGCTGATGACTCAATCCTTTTTTGCAAGGGCTCACCTAGTACAAGGCAAAGTATTTTGGAATTGCTAGAGATATACCAGGGCTTCAGTGGGCAAAAATTCAATTTGAACAAGTCGACCATCTTTTTCAGTCACAACACACCTCGGAACATAAGACTAGCAATTGCGCAGAcactaaatattgaacatatcAGAGCCCAAGACAAATACTTGGGGCTGCCCTCCATAgttcagaaatcaaagaaagcaacctTTGGAGCTATCAAGGATAAAGTTCAGAAGAGGATTATGGGTTGGAAAAGAAGTTTATTGTCCTCAGGTGGCAGGCACACGCTATTGAGAGCGGTGGGGGAAGCGATTCCTATTTACACACTCTCTTGTTTCAAGCTCCTGGACACGCTGTTAACTGAGATTCATAGCATGCTCTCGCAATTTTGGTGGGATCAAAAAGGCGCAGAACGAagaatggtttggattaaatgggACACAATGACGAGACCGAAGAAAGATGGAGGGTTGGGGATCAAAGATCTAAGGGCACAAAATTTGGCCTTATTGGGCAAGCAATGTTGGCGTCTAATGAAATACCCTAATTCTACACTGTCAAGAATATTCAAAgctaaatatttcagatatacaGATTTCTTACATGCAGAGATAGGAAGCATACCGTCGTGGGGCTGGAGAAGTGTTCTTGAAGGCCGCAAGGTGATTGAGAAAGGATTGTTATGGAAAATAGGCTCTGGTGCTAATGTCCGCATCTTCCATGATCCCTGGCTCACACCACCATTGCCCTTTAATGTCCCTCAAGCTGCAGTGACAATCCCACCGAATCTGTAAGTGTATTATGTTAGTGCGCTACTAAATCCTGATAGAAGTTGGAACAGAAACCTGATTGAGTCAATTTTTCCAGTTGATATATGCAATAAAATTTTTTCCATCAAACCAATAGAAGAGGAGGATGAAGTTAATTGGTGCTGGACAAAATCTGGTATATACGAAGTTGGGTCAGGATACAAAGTTGCTTATGGGTTCTTTCATTCTCCTACTTCATTGATGCCTCAGAACATACAGAACCACAGAGTATGGAATAGCATTTGGGAATTGAAATTACctcataaaattaagatttttttatGGAAGAGTCTTCATGAAAAGCTTCCGGTTTTGCATCAAATCCATAGCCGGTTTGCATCCACCCTCGCCACTTGCCCAAGATGCATGCTAAAAGATGAATCAATTTCTCATGCCTTGTTCCAATACCCTCTATCTCTAAGCTTAATAACCCCTGACTTATGGCAGAGAGAAGAGGAGACCTTTATCAATTGGTGGCAACGAGCCTTATCTTGGACAGCGGCTCAAATCGAAGGTAGACAAAAGATCCTCTTCATCGCGGCGCTGTGTTGGAGCACTTGGAAAGCGAGGGATAGGTGTGTCTTTGAGAAGCTAATAAGCCCAGCGCTAGAGATAGTGCAAAAAGCCAGCAGTCTAGTGCGTGAACTCAATAGTCATACCTTATGAATGCTAATAATTTCTCTTTATTCTTACTTTACTCTTTCTTAAGCTATTTGTCTTCCAATCACATTTGGTGATAATTGGGAATActcaactaattttaaaaaatttatattctacTAGTTTTACACTAACTATTAAATTTGATAGCTGATTTTAATCTATTCTTAGTATGGTTGAATTAATTATTCTATGCTGATGCTGCATTTATGTGATTATGTGCATCTTTTTTATAGAAGAAATGAAGGGTACAATTGGTAGATATGAAATAAATTTCTTACTTAATTTCTCTAACGGTAATTAACCTTTCCAACATGAACACAGAAGTTTAAATTTTTAGCTTCACGTGAACGTACGTTCAAAGGTGAAAGCACTTCTGGGTTAGGAGTTCTAAAAAATTGCCAAACATGACAATGGGACGTTCAAGACGCTTAAATGGGCTTTTCTATTTCTCAACGTAAACCCAAACACACTGTCATATGGTCCAACAAGAAAATGGCGTTTGCAAGATCCCCCATATTGTACACAATTTCTGAGCAGTGAGAACGTGGCAGACTGATAGTTGTTGAATTGAAGATCAGCACAAGAATGGAGGTTATGACCGTGGCAACTCGTAACACTATAATTACACTATGGTTTATTGAgagaaatatagaaataatgGGGGACTTTCCAAACGATAGAATGATCCGTAACCCAGTTATACTTATACTACGGAGCCacaacttgaccaaggtagtagtgcttttggatgttcaacacttttATTTCCCTCCACTTAGCttgtattaatttattaataatgtCATGGCAGTATATACTGGAGACGAGCGTTTTTCCACGAGAAGCAGAGGCTCTCAAAGAAATAAGGAATGCCACTGCAAACCACCCAATGTAACTAACTATTCTTTCTAACTACTACTAATTTAATTTGCATTATCCTAACCTAACTTAACCTAACCATGCGGTTATTAATCAATTCAGGGGGTTCATGAGAGCGGCACCAGAAGCCAGTCAGCTAATGGCGTTACTGTTGAAGGTGTTGAATTAATGCCAAAAAAGACAATTATAATTGGAGTGTTCATTGGATACTCTCTTCTCCACACGGCGCTTACGATTCCTCAAGATGGAAAAATTATAGCGCTGGATCCAGACAGAGAAGCTTATGATAAGGACTCCCATCCATAAAGAAAGCTGCCGTTGAACACCAGATCAACTTTATAGACTCTCCGGCATTACCGATTCTTGATGAACTCTTGCAAGATGAGTGCAACGAGGGCAGTTTTGACTTTGCGTTTGTTGACGTTGATAAAAGCAAATTATTGGAACTACCATGAGCGCCTTCTAAAACTGATTAGGATTGAAGGGATAATAATATACGATAACACGCTGTGGGGTGGAAACGTTGCATGGAAGGAAGAAGATGTTCCAGCAGGAAAAAGAGCATTCAGGGAAGCCGTACTCTGTTTCAACAAAGCAATCTCACAAGATTCTCGCATTGAAATTGCTCTTGCTTCTGTTGGTGATGGCTTCACTATCTGCAGGAGGCGTATTTAAGCAATCATCTGCTGTTTTTGTTTCACAGGCCCAACTACACTTTATTTTACTTGTggcctattttgtttttaatttggcCTTTCATTCTCCTGAACGCTATCTTAGCCTATAACTTACATTCGGGCCTccgtcaaataaaataaaaattgcaTCGTCACACGTTATATAAACTATTTCGCCTTCTAATTGAGATCAACAACCCGAAGAACAAAGCGTCTCTGCAGCGTCAGCCATGGAGCGCATCAGAAGAGGTCTGGCGAAGACGATGATTGGGGTTCTTTGGTCACGGACGATGAATTGGGTTGGGATGGGGTCTATGTGGGGATGGATCTTTGTCCAGGTCGGGTACTGTTTGGGTGTTTTGGTCCGATTCATTTGGGCTTCGCTCTAACTGGGTTGGATCCTGACAAAAATATAAACTATTTCGCCTACtggagtgtatatatatatatatttcattaACTAAAATTGTGGATTTAGTTTTGCATCATGTTATTCATGTATGATATAAGAGATTGAGCCTGTAATCTCTGATTAATGAAATTTATTGatagaaaacaaaaattgaaaatgaaccTTTAAATTGATTTAGTTCCCattaaagagaaaaaacaaaaagaaaagaaaaaaaaagagacttTGTAACCCTTTCTATTATTTTCGTAATTTCATTGAAGCTAGAAGCCTAGAAGTTATACTCCATTGGAAAAACtgaaataaattatataaaaaaaattacatgtaTATTTAAAAGTAATAATAAGTGTCTATCTATTAATTGgacatttaataaatttaaagttGGAGCACAGAATTTTAAGCAGTAATCATAAAACATGCATGTCCAAACGAAACATCTACCTTTTTACATGTGCAAAATTATCATTGTAAATGCGAAGTGTTTGAATTATCTCAACAAttattttcttcttgtttttgttttcatAGCCAGATTCTTGGTTCATAATAATTTATATAAGTAAAGGCTTTGTTGGTTTGCGGTGGGACCTGGAGTACTTNNNNNNNNNNNNNNNNNNNNNNNNNNNNNNNNNNNNNNNNNNNNNNNNNNNNNNNNNNNNNNNNNNNNNNNNNNNNNNNNNNNNNNNNNNNNNNNNNNNNNNNNNNNNNNNNNNNNNNNNNNNNNNNNNNNNNNNNNNNNNNNNNNNNNNNNNNNNNNNNNNNNNNNNNNNNNNNNNNNNNNNNNNNNNNNNNNNNNNNNNNNNNNNNNNNNNNNNNNNNNNNNNNNNNNNNNNNNNNNNNNNNNNNNNNNNNNNNNNNNNNNNNNNNNNNNNNNNNNNNNNNNNNNNNNNNNNNNNNNNNNNNNNNNNTTGTTGGTTTGCGGTGGGACCTGGAGTACTTTTCCAAACTTTGAAGCTTCAATAATGAATATCAGCAGGAAAaacattttaaaatcttatccATACCCTGCTTTCAAATCTCTACAGTGCAGCCATCTTATCAGAGATTATTTCttttagaaataaataaatatattagaaaaaaaaaaggtattaTTATACATTGAGGCTAAGGTAGATTTATAGGAGATGGAAAGGGGGGAATGCATGTGTTGTTGATTAGTTATTATATATAGCATAAATTGGATCCTAGTTGTATGCCTAAGAATGAAGGCGAGGAGAGGAGCAGGGACTGTATGGTCCCTCAAAGGGGCCGGGCCGGGCTACCCAATCAATCACATGGTTCCTGATGAAGTGAATCCTAATAACCCTGCCAACGCACACAAGATCTTAGTTTAAGAGTGAAATTTCTTCAAGACAAAAAAAAGAGTGAAATTCCTTGTTTTATAACAGGTGAATTTGGGTTTGAGATTTGGCTAAGACCAATAGTGAATGAAAATCCTTAATATTATGTGTTTGAGAGTGTAGTACACGTGAATATTGTGATGTTATAATGCGGGATTGTCCAATACAACCTAACCAAAAAACAAATTCCTGCTAACTATATATTGTAAATGTATATGAAAATAAAGATAATGGGAAATTGGTGGCATATGTGTATGTGTGTGGAGGAGAAAACAAGCTATTAAGCATCTCATGTATGTCCACCCTTGTGATGAGGGGTCAGAGGGGAACATGTCCATACTCAACTTGCATTCAGATACTAAAGTTTGTTGTGCAAATGATGCAAAACTAGCTAGCTAGGCAGCCCGTCTTataactattatatatatatattattagtaGCTAGCTATCACACaaatatagatagatagattGAGTTGCCTATATGTAAAGTTAGTGAAGAGGATGAGAATATTCCAAACCTGTGGACAAAAGGCCACCCCTACATGTTGTGCGTGTGTGTATACATCTTTGATGGCAGCGATTTTGTGTTTCTTTTTGCACATATATAGAGACAGCTATGATGGCGAGGGTCCGGATGGTTATTCATTATACATATCATGATCATGGGTTGTTTCTTGGTGCTTATGTTAGTTGTTGATGACCCTAATCAtccatctatctatctatctatcccGTGTATTATCCTCAAATCAAAGGTCGTCTTTTCTGCTTAGCTTCATTATAATCGCATATATGTTATTTCTTGTTTGATCACGTAGCCAAGACACAAAGTTATTATtggcaaaaataaaaattaggagGCTCGTCTCATGGAAGGGGAGTAGGGGACAAGGAAAGTGACTTAAACAAATATTCAAAGGATTAGGTTGGTTGCCCAAAAGGGTAGCCATGTGATGGCTATGACGGTGCAAAATCATGCTGTCTATAGACACTTCCATTCACCCTATACCTTTAATTTCATTTCCTCATGTTTCCTGTATATATATATGGTAATTAACTGGATCATTTTTCCGTTGGTTTTAACCAAGAAACTTTTTCTATCGActaatatatgttttttttttaatttatatgttctaaaatatttatatgtAAGTCACAGTTTTGTTTAAAATACTATTATTAGTGTTTTTCAGAGAAAATAAAACATCTTGTAGTGATTGCAATGAGGTgaggggatatatgttggatttCTTCATAAAATCAGTAATTTCCGTACCTCTAGCCATTGCCAataaattctttgatttaatttggaACTTTCAATTCTTGAATCACAGAGAGCCAAATGGAATCAAGGTGTAttttttgttgttcttttgatTAGAATTGGGGACCCAAATTTTATAATGTTTATGATGAACAGTCGTGTTCTTTCCATCAAAGAACAGACCAACTgtcaatataataataaataattacaataccactcaaactaatttctatattaacaaattggaccacaattagaataaaaattctaACATTCTCCCACTTGGTCCAACATTTGTTATGTATAGTTTGTAATTACATACTATACCATCAGCAAGCATAAAGATGTATCCTGACGTTGACTTTCTAGAATCAACACATCCCGCCAAGTCTGAATCTGAGTATCCAACAATTTCTAAATTGTCGATTTGTCTATATGTAAGCATGAAGTCCTTGGTCCCTTGAAGGTACCTTAAGACCTTCTTTGTAGCTCTCCAATGGATAATTCCTGGATTGCTTTGATATCTTCCTAACATGCTAACAGCAAAAGCAATGTCAGGTCTTGTACATACCTGAGCATACATTAGGCTTCCAACAGCTGAAGCATAAGGAATATTTTGCATCTGTTTCTTTTCAAGTTCATTTTTGGGACATTGATCTAAGCAGAATTTGTCACCTTTCACAATAGGTGCAACACTTGGTGAACAATTTTGCATTTTAAACCTCTCAAGAACTTTATTAATATAGGCTTCTTGAGATAAACCTAAAATTCCTTTATGTTTATCTCTATGAATCTTTATGCCAATGACATAAGATGCATCACCCATATCTTTCATATCAAAATGTATATAGAGAAATTGTTTCACTTCATGTAACAACCCTAAATCATTTGTTGCAAGCAAAATATCATCTACATATAAGATGAGAAATATGATCTTGCTCCCACTAACCTTGTGATATATACATTGATCAATTTCTTTATTCTCTCAATGGAGATGTGTCCCAACCTTCGGTGCCACAACATGGAGGATTTTTCATTCATACCATTACCATGCATAATCATAAGACTAGATGGAACATTATTAGCTAAATGGACTTTAAATAAATCACCAATTAAAGTACCACGTCcaataatattagaatttttaataatgtcaacagaatcatcataaaaatttatacataatCCTTGTTTTACAAGTTTagataaagaaatcaaatttttagaaaaatctgGAATATAAAAGGTTCTTTCTAAATCTAAAATACAACCAGTACTTAATACAAGCCTAAATGTTCCAACAGCTTCCACACGTGAACGCATCCGATTGCCCATATAGATACTCAGTTCACTTCCTATCGGTTTCCTTTTCCTTATGAAACCCTGCATGGtatttgaaatatgaatttcaGCACCAGAATCAATCCACCAAGTGTCATGACATATTTCAACAAAATTAGATTCAAAACACACTGAAGGAATAAGATCACAAAGGTTAATACCTTTCTTTTCAagccaaactttaaattttgggcactccttcttcatgtgtccttTCTTTTTACAAAAGAAACACCGTGCACCTTCTTTCTTCATAGGATGGGATACAAtaccctttcctttcttcttatgAGCTTGCTTTTTACTACCCTCATTTGTCACTAATAGTGCACTTTCACCAAGTTCCTGAATTAGCCTTCCTTCCTCTTGCACACACATCACCAGTAATTCATTAATGGACCATTTTTCCTTATGTGTGATATAAGAAATCTTAAATGGTCCGTACTGGGCAGGAAGAGAATTCAGAATAAGATGCACCAGAAATGAGTCAGAGATCTCAACCTCTAAAGCTTTCAGTTGTGCTGCAATGTCTCTCAACCTCATGATGTGTTCACGCACACCTCTTACGCCGGTAAGCCTCATAGATGACAATTGTGTCATTAGGGTGCTTGCAAGTGCCTTACTAGAAGACTCAAACTGTTCATCAATAGCCTTCATATAATCCTTGACATTCTTACAATCAGGAATTGAACCTCGGATACTAGCTGAAATACGAGACTTAATGAACATCATACTTAAACGATTGGATTTCTCCCACCGTTCGTATAATGCTACCTCGGCTTGAGAACTAGCATCAGTAGGTGTCGGAGGCTCTTCCCTATGAAGAGCATAGTCAAGGTCTGCACACCCTAAGTGAAAGAGAATCTTATCTTTCCATTCTTTATAGTTGTCACCACTTAACAAATGAACTTCAGATACAGTTTCAGATATCATTACTGTTGCAAATAATAAATCATGCTAACATTACTCAACTTTAAATAGGCACATCAAAATCCATAACATATGATAATACATGGCAATGTAAGTCATATCAAAATAATATGAATCATAGTGTCATTAAAATCTACCTATGGAAAAAGATTTTAACAAACATAATATTCACTATATTAACTAAAGTATTGAAACTAGAAAATAAAATACTACTTCTTAATACCTGTAGGCTAATTAAGaagtaaaaaatattttctatttcaatctaatTATATGTGAATAACATAATAAATTCCTGTGGGTAAGTTTATTATATAGTTCACAACAATTacaaatatattatattaatatttatgtgatttctttaaatataattattattaaggATGTTGTGGCTACTCCTCAATAAATCATATATTAATCACAATATGATATGCAGCGGAAGAATTTATATTGCATGCAAATATaatcattaaataaataaattcaataacATGATTAATATCAAAAGTGAAGATGATCTAGTGGATAACTATTTTGCCAATATTTAGAAGATCCAAGTTCAAACCTCACTCCAaccaaaatttgaattttataataaaatttaaattttgaaacacaACAACTTCAATGTAAAAGTAGAAAGCATTTAATATTATATAACAAACAAAATTCATCCATTGAAACAAGTTtattctgttttctttcttccaccgtcttccctttcttcttctctctttcttcttctttttttttttaattcaagaaTAAGAAAACTTATGGGAATCATGGAAAATTATACTATTATGAAGAACAACTACGACACAAATTTAGGAGATTCTTTTCTgagaatattatttattattctctcTTCTTATGGTACGTCAACTTTAACTTTCAATGATTTTTCTTacttatttcaaaattcatactATACATTcttcttttgaaaaaaatttatcaaaataatgcaCAGTAATCAAATTTTTAAATGGCAAGGCAGAGACAATTTTGCTCTGATACCACATGTTAGATTTCTTCATAAAACCAGTAATTTACGTACCTCCAGCCATTGCCAataaattctttgatttaatttggaACTTCCAATTCTTGAATCACAGAGAGCCAGATGGAATCAAGGTGTAttttttgttgttcttttgatTAGAATTGGGGACCCAAATTTTATAATGTTTATGATGAACAGTCGTGTTCTTTCCATCAAAGAACAGACCAACTgtcaatataataataaataattacaataccacccaaactaatttctatattaacaaattggaccacaattagaataaaaattctaACAATATAGACAATTGTTTACATTGTTTGGGTTTCTACTAGATTGTGGAAAgggatgacaaaaaaaaaattctatattCAAAACACAGGCTAAATGAAGACCTATGAAAGATTTATGAAGACGGGTAGTCGTTCTTGCAAATAAATAAGGACCAGCGAAAacatggatttttttattttaataaataaattaatcataataattattaaaataaataatttaaaaaatatttatcgaaataaatatccctctcttatctcgtttacattgtaaacgagatatatgtatatataaataattaaatataatttttaaaaataataaaaaatattaataatttaaattgaacAAAACTCTTAAAAATGGAAcgtttcaaataataaaaaagatagacgattttaaataaaagaaaagataaaccGTCCATTTTAAATGATAGGAAAAATAGACTGT contains the following coding sequences:
- the LOC107632879 gene encoding uncharacterized protein LOC107632879 translates to MAGGLALAWKDSIHVQIINSGEFFVAAEVKEFGNNGWILEWWGAFTWTNRRQGEDLVKERLDRYLVGMGWKLKFPNAVVHRLTESGSDHAPILMETEPRSWHSKRHFKYQERWCGEDDVKRIVSKVWKMEVVGSDMFFLAQKLKECRHRLVQWQITHKANSRKEIEDLQASLEELRVAGINGGEEITRLEEKLELAYMKEESYWREKSRVKRLKEGDQNTRFFYQKFQSRDIAKVAEDYFCDILTSSCSVDPNPYLEDLEPKVTDSMNRRLQRPVTMDEVKRATFSVHAQSAPSDDEFTAKFFHFFWDIVGGDVFKAVQSFFHSGRILKSFNYTQICLIPKVPDASDMTQGSPSTRQSILELLEIYQGFSGQKFNLNKSTIFFSHNTPRNIRLAIAQTLNIEHIRAQDKYLGLPSIVQKSKKATFGAIKDKVQKRIMGWKRSLLSSGGRHTLLRAVGEAIPIYTLSCFKLLDTLLTEIHSMLSQFWWDQKGAERRMVWIKWDTMTRPKKDGGLGIKDLRAQNLALLGKQCWRLMKYPNSTLSRIFKAKYFRYTDFLHAEIGSIPSWGWRSVLEGRKVIEKGLLWKIGSGANVRIFHDPWLTPPLPFNVPQAAVTIPPNLEKRRPLSIGGNEPYLGQRLKSKVDKRSSSSRRCVGALGKRGIGVSLRS